TGCTCATGCGATGTTTCAATATGCCCAATTACATCAAATTGTTTCTAAAAATAAGGAATTAATTGTATTTAACTGTGCAGATTATGCGAATAACCCTGAATTATTAATGGCTCATTTATTTGGTTATGCCCAAGGGGCGTTTACAGGAGCAACAAAAACGCATGAGGGAATTATTCATGAAGCAGATGGAGGAATTTTATTTTTAGATGAAGTGCATCGTTTACCACCAGAAGGACAAGAAATGATTTTTTATTTTATGGATCATGGAACCTATTCACGTTTAGGAGAAACAGGAAAAAATAGAAAGGCAGATGTACATATTATTTATGCTACAACCGAAAATCCTGCCTCTACTTTATTAGGTACTTTTGTTCGTCGTATTCCTATTATGATCCAGTTACCACAGTTTATTGATCGACCTGCAAAAGAAAAAATTGAGTTATTAAGGTTAATGATTGCTATGGAGGCTACTCGAATTAACCGTCGAATTTCTGTGACTAGGGAAGTCGTTGAAACGTTAATTAGTAGTGTGACCTATGGAAACATCGGTCAATTAAAGTCAAATGTACAATTTGTAACTGCTCAATGTTTTTTAAACCAAATGAACCAAGATGAGTTAGTCATAACAAAAGAGGAATTACCAGAAACAATCAAAAAAGAAATAGTTCAATTGGTAGACAATCAGAAATCTTCTGAGGAATTATCACCCTATCTAGAATCTATAATGACCATCACACCTAATGAATCTTTGGTAACCATTCGTTCTGATTCTTATGAATTACCTTATAATTTATATGAAATTATTGGTGATAAGGCAGAACTTTTAAGAGCTGAAGGAATGAGTCAAGAATATATCAACAATTTTATTACAACAGATATTAATATTCATCTAAAATCTTTTTATAAAGAGCATGATTTTACAATTGGCGCAGGAGATAAACTTTATGAGATTATTGACCCTGAAATAATTCAACTAACAAAAAAAATTTATGCATTTGCCCAAAAAAACCTAGGTTATACCTTACAATCAAATTTTATTTACGCAATGGGATTACATATTAGTTCTTTTTTCAAACGCATTCAATTAGGTGAAGAGATTAATCGGCCATTAAATAAAAACATTCATGATTTAGTATTAGATTACCCAGCAGAATTTAAAACTGCTCAAGCTATCAAAAAAATGATTGAAGAAAATTATCAACAGCAAATTATGGAAATAGAAAGCTATTACTTAGCTGTTTTACTGATTTCATTAAGAAAAAATCCCAAGGTAGGTCATATTGGAGTGGTAGTTGCTGCCCATGGCAATAGTACTGCTACTAGTATGGTACAAGTTGCTGTTCAATTATTAAATGCGACGAATTTACAAGCGATAGATATGCCGCTAGAAATTTCACCTAAAAAAATATTAATAAAAATTATTTCAGCAGTGAAAGAAGTGAATGAAGGAAGAGGAGTGATTCTTTTAGTAGATATGGGCTCTTTAGGAACATTTACGAATGAAATTATTCAACAAACAAATATTGATGTTCGGGTAGTTGACATGGTGACCACTTCACTAGTAATTGAAACAGCTAGAAAAACAGCCTTAATAGATACACAGTTAGATGAATTATATCAGTCATTGAAAAACTTTTATGGCTATGCAAATAATCAGAAAAATCATTTAAAAAAAATAACTAAAGAGAATACCTTTCCTGAAAAACAACTGGCAATCATTGCAATTTGTGCTTCTGGTGAAGGAACAGCAAAGCGAATTAAAGAGATTATTGAAACAACTATTTTAACAAAAATAGATTTTTCAATAAGAGTTTTTCCAGTATCAGTTGTAGATAGCCAACAACAAATAAAAAAATTACAAAGGGATTATCAGATTTTGGCAACAACTGGTATAGCAAGTCCGAATAGTTCTATACCTTTTATCGCTATAGAGGAATTTTTCTCAGGTAAGGCAGTTGGACGTATCATTGATTTAATCAATCAAACGACAAACAAAGTAGAAAAGCTAACATTGAATGTTGAACAGGCAAAGAAATTATGCATTCAGTATATGGATCAGAGTTATTTATTTATTAATCCAAATAAGTTGATTGAACCACTCTGGCAAACAGCAGAAACGATTCATCAAAAATTTTCACTAACCATAGATTATGCTTTTTATGTGAATTTAATTATGCATTTAGCTGGTGCCTTAGAAAGAATTCTGCAACATTCCTCATTGGCTGTAAACAATAAACAATTAATAGCACTAAACCAGGAACCTATTTACAAAGAGACCAAAAAAATAATTGAGGAATTAGAAAGAACTTTGAATGTAGAATGGACAAAAGAAGAAATTTATTATGTTGTTCAAATGATAAAGAATACACTGTGATCTAAAAGAATACACTACAAGCATTTAATTTTTCTTTGCTTGTAGTGTATTCTTTTTGCTGAATAGAGCTAACTAACAAGGAAAAAATAAATACACTAAAGTTGGCATATGAATTGCTTTAATAATCTATGTACAGAGTATTTGAATAAAGTAGAAAGAAAGATTACTGAATAAATCTCTTATTTTGGTAATAATTTAAAAAATATAGTAGTTTAATTAATATATAATAAATGAATTTCTACTGAATAATTGCTAAAAAAATTACAAAATGGATGATTTAGGAGAAAATAATAAAACATGGGAATGGATATCCGATTAGTTAGAATTGATGATCGCCTACTTCATGGTCAAGTAGCTACTGTTTGGACAAAAGCAACAAAGATAAACAGAATTTTAATTGTTAGTGATAAGGTAGCTGAAGATATACTTAGAAAAAATCTGCTTATTCAAGCAGCACCACCAGAAGTACTTGTGAATATATTGCCGATTCAAAAAATGATTGATATTTATCTAGATGAGCGATTTGATCATTTTAAAGCAATGTTATTGTTTACCAATCCAACCGACGTAGTAAGGATAATTAAAGGAGGAATAAAGATTACTGAAATTAATGTTGGTGGTATGAGTTTTCAAATTGGAAAACAAATGATTACTAATGCAATAGCTGTTGATCAAACAGATATTGCGGCATTTAACTACTTGCACAATCAGGGCATCCAATTAGAAATTCGTAAGGTGGTTACAGATAGTCGATTAGACATGATGAATCTATTAAAAAAAGAAAATTTGGTTAAAGATTTGCAAATAAATTGAGAGGATGTGATTCATGAATAATCATTGTAAGAAATAGAGGGAATATTTAAATAGATCTTGGTTAAATAATTACTGATGAATAATTTTATTCTCTATTTCTTTTGGTAAAAATAAAATTAAAACTAAATAGGAGGTATCAAAAAATATGGTGGGGATTATTCTTGCCAGTCATGGAGAGTTTGCTAAAGGCATTTTACAATCCGGTTCCATGATTTTTGGTGAACAAGAAAACGTACAAGCAGTTACCTTAATGCCTAGTGAGGAACCCGATAATTTGAAAGACAAATTGCAACAGGCAATTAGCCAACTTGAAAAAGAAACGGAAATTTTATTTTTGGTTGATCTTTGGGGCGGTACACCATTTAATCAAATGAATAATTTATACGAAGAACATAAAGACAAGTGGGCAATTGTTACCGGTTTAAATTTACCCATGTTAATTGAAGCCTACTCTTCAAGGCTATCGATGAACAGTGCACAAGAAATTGCTGCTCATCTTGTAACAGCTGCTAAGGAAGGGATCAAAATCAAACCGGAAAGCTTGGAACCAAAAGTACCACAAGCAGCGGCACCAGCAACAGATAAACAGCCAAAAGGAGCGCTTCCGAAAGGAACAGTTGTGGGAGATGGGAAAATAAAATATGTTTTAGTTCGTATCGATTCTCGTCTATTGCATGGTCAAGTTGCAACAGCTTGGACGAAGGCAACGAATCCTAATCGAATTATTGTTGTTTCTGACTCTGTAGCAAAAGATGATTTACGTAAAAAGTTGGTTGAACAAGCATCACCACCCGGTGTAAAGGCAAATGTAATTCCAATTCAAAAAATGATTGATATTGCAAAAGATCCAAGGTTTGGTAATACAAAAGCTTTATTGTTATTTGAGAATCCAGAAGATGTTTTGAAAGTCATTAATGCTGGTGTAGATATCCAAGAAGTGAATGTGGGATCTATGGCACATTCTGTTGGGAAGGTTGTAGTAAGTAAAGTATTATCCATGGGTAAAGACGACGTAGATGCTTTTGAACAGATGAAACAAAAAGGTGTAAAATTTAATGTAAAAAAAGTACCCAACGATTCTAATGGAAATATGGATGATTTAGTTCAAAAAGCAAAAACTGAATTATCACAACAGTCTTAATACAAGAAATATAAATTATTAAACTAGGAGGTTTATTATGTCTTTTCTTTCAATGATATTAGTTGTATTCATTTCTTTTTTAGCGGGAATGGAAGGGGTTTTAGATGAATTTCAATTTCACCAACCATTAATTGCCTGTACATTAATTGGTTTAGTAACAGGAAATTTACAAGCGGGGATTATTCTCGGTGGAACACTCCAAATGATTGCACTTGGTTGGGCAAATGTTGGAGCTGCAGTAGCACCGGATGCTGCTCTTGCCGCTGTTGCATCAGCAATTATTTTAGTATTAGGCGGACAGGGAGCAAAAGGTGTTCCTTCAGCTATTGCCATTGCGGTTCCTCTTGCAGTTGCTGGTTTGTTTTTAACAATGATTGTTCGAACGCTAGCTGTTCCGATTATTCATTTGATGGATGCAGCGGCTGAAAAAGCAGAAATTAGAAGAATTGAAATTTTGCATATTTTAGCCATTATTTTACAAGGACTTCGTATCGCTCTTCCAGCAGCAGCCTTGCTATTTATTCCTGCACATACCGTTCAAGCTTTTCTTGAATCAATGCCA
The genomic region above belongs to Melissococcus plutonius ATCC 35311 and contains:
- a CDS encoding PTS mannose/fructose/sorbose transporter subunit IIC — protein: MSFLSMILVVFISFLAGMEGVLDEFQFHQPLIACTLIGLVTGNLQAGIILGGTLQMIALGWANVGAAVAPDAALAAVASAIILVLGGQGAKGVPSAIAIAVPLAVAGLFLTMIVRTLAVPIIHLMDAAAEKAEIRRIEILHILAIILQGLRIALPAAALLFIPAHTVQAFLESMPAWLTEGMAIGGGMVVAVGYALVINMMATREVWPFFILGFVVAAISDLTLIAIGAIGISLALIYLSLSKMGGSSSAGGGNSGDPLDDILNDY
- a CDS encoding mannose/fructose/sorbose PTS transporter subunit IIA — protein: MVGIILASHGEFAKGILQSGSMIFGEQENVQAVTLMPSEEPDNLKDKLQQAISQLEKETEILFLVDLWGGTPFNQMNNLYEEHKDKWAIVTGLNLPMLIEAYSSRLSMNSAQEIAAHLVTAAKEGIKIKPESLEPKVPQAAAPATDKQPKGALPKGTVVGDGKIKYVLVRIDSRLLHGQVATAWTKATNPNRIIVVSDSVAKDDLRKKLVEQASPPGVKANVIPIQKMIDIAKDPRFGNTKALLLFENPEDVLKVINAGVDIQEVNVGSMAHSVGKVVVSKVLSMGKDDVDAFEQMKQKGVKFNVKKVPNDSNGNMDDLVQKAKTELSQQS
- a CDS encoding PTS sugar transporter subunit IIB is translated as MGMDIRLVRIDDRLLHGQVATVWTKATKINRILIVSDKVAEDILRKNLLIQAAPPEVLVNILPIQKMIDIYLDERFDHFKAMLLFTNPTDVVRIIKGGIKITEINVGGMSFQIGKQMITNAIAVDQTDIAAFNYLHNQGIQLEIRKVVTDSRLDMMNLLKKENLVKDLQIN